One genomic window of Methanosarcina acetivorans C2A includes the following:
- a CDS encoding tetratricopeptide repeat protein, whose amino-acid sequence MSVCPTNFDEKVECPFVDRKEFTEAFEKAFNNIDQQNYSILVYYGVAGIGKTSLRKELPALLEKHNESDLHTRVIWTSIDFATEQYKQPYKFLEVLSSQLRQKYNVKFNSFDIALATYWKKINPHNPLVKENYSEGSIVHDILDVCDEFVPANLIPNVYNLTKNLPKHYQKWVLKREEDISGLQNLEPTEIYKRLPVYLAHDLADHLQNTSELAVIFIDTYEALWEKERDKGSFNSRDEWLRKLIEKIQKSCLWVICGKESLRWEEVDEDWKNYLDQRKIGKLPEKDALDLLKQCGITEEDIQNVLIESSEGVPYYLELSIDIYRKIKKKKQPTPENFAKVPEGIFCRFVKYLDREEKETLKVLSVPRYWNRELFKILVEKFNTGYPATSFSELHSFSFMDVDDKGKCSMHQLMRKSLKDYQDQDLKKEVHNFMLDFYSNQLKDIDIKEITPEHEIALTEAFYHAKEALEAEDLLKWFISVSDPFNRAAFWQLITPMYEEMLQILEAKHGPEHKDIVTTLNILDVLYYKMGEYKKALQFSERALAIGETILGVQHPDVATSLDNLAGLYESMGNYKQALQLSERALEIYEKVLGPQHRDVAITLDNLAGLYESMGEYEKALIFYQRTIEIKEKVLGPQHSNFATSLDNLAVLYRQMGEYEKALQLSQRALEIYEKVLGPQHPDIATTLNNIALLYDSMGDYQKTLPLYQRALEINEKVFGPQYLGIATTLNNLAGFYRRVGDYEKALSLSQRSLEIDEKVLGSQHPDVARTLNSLALIYENIGDYEKALAFYQRSLDIREKVLGPQHPDVGRTLNNLARLYEIMGDHEKALTLYQRTIEIKEKALGPQHPDVATILNNLAGLHYRIGEYKKALPLYQRALDIVEKKLGQNQPNSVVIKNNYNRLLSKMSENEKK is encoded by the coding sequence GTGTCAGTTTGTCCTACAAATTTTGATGAAAAAGTAGAATGTCCATTCGTTGATAGGAAAGAGTTCACTGAAGCTTTTGAAAAAGCCTTCAATAACATCGACCAACAGAACTACAGTATCCTGGTCTATTATGGCGTTGCCGGGATTGGAAAAACCAGTCTTAGAAAGGAACTTCCAGCCTTGCTTGAAAAACACAACGAATCGGACCTTCACACAAGAGTTATATGGACTTCAATAGACTTCGCCACCGAACAATACAAGCAGCCTTATAAGTTCCTCGAAGTTCTTTCCAGCCAACTGCGCCAGAAATACAACGTCAAATTCAACTCTTTTGACATTGCCCTTGCCACCTACTGGAAAAAAATCAATCCACATAATCCCCTGGTAAAAGAAAACTACTCTGAAGGCAGCATCGTTCATGATATTCTGGATGTCTGCGACGAATTTGTTCCTGCAAACCTGATACCAAATGTGTATAACCTTACAAAAAATTTACCAAAACATTATCAGAAATGGGTTCTAAAACGCGAGGAAGATATTTCCGGACTTCAGAATCTTGAACCTACAGAGATATACAAACGGTTACCTGTTTACCTAGCCCACGACCTTGCTGACCACCTGCAGAACACTTCAGAATTAGCAGTTATTTTCATAGACACTTACGAAGCTCTCTGGGAAAAAGAAAGAGATAAGGGAAGTTTCAATTCCAGGGACGAATGGCTCAGAAAACTTATTGAAAAAATACAAAAATCCTGTCTGTGGGTAATCTGTGGAAAAGAATCCCTTCGCTGGGAAGAAGTAGATGAGGACTGGAAAAATTACCTTGACCAGCGTAAAATTGGAAAACTTCCAGAAAAAGATGCTCTCGATCTGTTGAAACAGTGCGGAATCACTGAAGAGGATATCCAGAACGTACTCATTGAAAGCAGTGAAGGCGTACCTTACTATCTTGAACTCTCTATCGATATCTACAGAAAAATAAAGAAAAAAAAGCAGCCCACTCCAGAAAACTTCGCAAAAGTTCCGGAAGGTATTTTCTGCAGGTTTGTCAAATACCTTGACAGGGAAGAAAAAGAAACACTGAAAGTCTTATCGGTCCCCAGATACTGGAACCGTGAATTATTCAAAATCCTAGTCGAGAAATTTAATACTGGATATCCTGCAACCAGTTTTTCAGAACTGCATAGCTTCTCTTTTATGGACGTTGACGATAAAGGAAAATGTTCCATGCACCAGCTTATGAGAAAAAGCCTGAAGGATTACCAAGATCAAGATTTGAAAAAAGAAGTCCATAATTTTATGCTTGACTTCTACAGCAATCAACTAAAAGATATCGATATTAAGGAGATAACACCAGAACACGAAATAGCCTTAACTGAAGCCTTCTACCATGCAAAAGAGGCACTTGAAGCTGAAGATTTGCTCAAATGGTTTATTTCTGTATCTGATCCGTTCAACAGAGCAGCATTCTGGCAATTAATTACCCCTATGTATGAAGAAATGCTGCAAATTCTTGAAGCAAAACACGGACCTGAACATAAAGATATTGTAACAACTCTAAACATTCTCGATGTACTCTATTACAAAATGGGAGAGTACAAAAAAGCACTCCAATTTTCTGAACGGGCACTTGCCATTGGCGAAACGATTCTGGGTGTTCAACATCCAGACGTTGCAACAAGCCTGGACAATCTAGCCGGGCTCTATGAAAGTATGGGAAATTACAAACAAGCACTCCAACTGTCAGAACGAGCACTTGAAATATATGAAAAGGTTCTGGGACCTCAACACCGAGATGTTGCAATAACCCTAGACAATCTCGCAGGACTCTATGAAAGTATGGGAGAGTACGAAAAAGCACTTATATTTTATCAAAGAACAATTGAAATAAAAGAAAAGGTTCTGGGACCACAACATTCTAATTTTGCAACAAGTCTAGATAATCTCGCAGTACTCTACCGACAGATGGGGGAGTACGAAAAAGCGCTCCAACTTTCTCAGCGAGCACTTGAAATATATGAAAAGGTTCTGGGGCCACAACATCCAGATATTGCAACAACTCTAAACAACATTGCATTACTTTATGATAGTATGGGAGATTACCAAAAAACACTCCCACTTTATCAAAGAGCACTTGAAATAAATGAAAAGGTTTTTGGTCCACAATATCTAGGTATTGCAACAACTCTAAACAATCTTGCCGGATTCTATAGGCGTGTAGGAGATTACGAAAAAGCACTTTCTCTTTCTCAACGTTCACTTGAAATAGATGAAAAGGTTCTGGGATCACAACACCCAGATGTAGCAAGAACCCTCAATAGTCTTGCGTTAATCTATGAAAATATTGGAGATTACGAAAAAGCACTCGCATTTTATCAAAGATCACTTGACATTCGTGAAAAAGTTCTGGGGCCACAACATCCAGATGTTGGAAGAACCCTAAATAATCTCGCCAGGCTCTATGAAATTATGGGAGATCACGAAAAAGCACTTACACTTTATCAAAGGACAATTGAAATAAAAGAAAAGGCTCTGGGTCCACAACATCCAGATGTTGCAACAATACTAAATAATCTCGCAGGACTCCATTATCGGATTGGAGAATACAAAAAAGCACTCCCCCTTTATCAAAGGGCATTAGATATAGTTGAAAAAAAGTTGGGACAAAATCAGCCCAATTCAGTAGTAATAAAGAACAATTATAATAGGCTTCTTTCAAAGATGAGCGAAAACGAAAAGAAGTGA
- a CDS encoding helix-turn-helix transcriptional regulator: MNPNLLDLILFSEKRKAFLLLLKEGPRNTQEILDKLQVPRTALLPQIKKLKEQNLVIHEEGMYSLSLIGEIILEKMQPLLDTLEVFEKNEDFWTDRKLTPIPPHLMKRINELGDYHLIEPDLSHTFDLSPEFVKHTSNSSHIHMFVSYFHPQFPIFFLNLAKRGIEISLVLSESVYLRFVEDFKKEGGEFLRMENTSIFILDKEDVEIPAVVESSDKIMILGLFNESGRFDRQYIISFEPRAIEWGKELFEYLKDMSREIKIEEK; encoded by the coding sequence ATGAACCCTAATTTGCTTGACTTGATCCTATTTTCAGAGAAGAGGAAAGCTTTTCTCCTGCTCCTGAAAGAGGGACCAAGGAATACCCAGGAAATTCTTGATAAGCTTCAGGTTCCTAGAACCGCTCTCCTTCCCCAGATAAAGAAGCTGAAAGAACAGAACCTCGTAATCCACGAAGAAGGAATGTACAGCCTCAGCCTGATAGGAGAGATTATTTTAGAAAAAATGCAGCCTCTTCTTGATACCCTGGAGGTTTTTGAGAAAAATGAGGATTTTTGGACCGACAGAAAACTCACACCCATTCCCCCTCATCTTATGAAACGGATCAACGAACTTGGGGATTACCACCTGATAGAACCGGATCTGAGCCATACTTTTGATCTTAGCCCGGAATTCGTAAAACATACTTCTAACTCAAGCCATATCCACATGTTTGTCTCTTATTTTCATCCCCAATTCCCCATCTTCTTCCTGAATCTTGCCAAAAGAGGAATTGAGATATCCCTCGTCCTGAGCGAATCTGTGTACTTACGGTTTGTAGAGGACTTCAAAAAAGAAGGAGGGGAGTTTCTCAGAATGGAGAATACAAGTATCTTTATTCTCGACAAAGAAGACGTGGAGATCCCTGCAGTTGTCGAATCTTCCGATAAAATAATGATTCTGGGACTGTTTAATGAAAGTGGAAGGTTTGACCGCCAGTATATAATAAGCTTCGAACCCAGGGCAATAGAATGGGGAAAAGAACTGTTTGAATACTTAAAGGATATGAGCAGAGAGATAAAAATTGAAGAAAAATGA
- a CDS encoding DUF6293 family protein — MEEIVHIIPLASEIDMAVKPFDKMRANKVYLLHTRPVSKKFGSRSHEYFLQEVTKRLEQKNIEVITVESDLSDPLPLLSTISDIIVREKKEKNLIYVNMSASGKLTAVSSTFAAMHHDVKVYYVYADGGYSKNEEELLEHGSSIVKELKYFILTNFTIDIPTGAKSVFLTELYLKKKMTTNDIINMIKEGKLPGFEDLNESLGGKQRTSSNMLVRINRGLLNELKRNGYILIEKRGRNNIISITDKGKYAACLIGHA, encoded by the coding sequence GTGGAAGAGATCGTACACATTATACCCCTTGCCTCCGAAATCGATATGGCTGTCAAGCCATTTGACAAAATGAGAGCTAATAAAGTCTACCTCTTACATACCAGGCCCGTAAGTAAAAAGTTCGGTTCGAGAAGTCATGAATACTTTTTACAGGAAGTAACAAAACGCCTTGAACAGAAGAACATAGAGGTTATCACCGTGGAGAGTGACCTGTCCGATCCGCTTCCTCTTTTATCGACTATAAGTGACATAATCGTTCGGGAGAAAAAAGAGAAGAACCTCATCTATGTCAATATGAGCGCGTCAGGGAAATTGACCGCTGTCTCATCAACTTTTGCAGCCATGCATCATGATGTTAAAGTATACTACGTATATGCGGATGGGGGTTACTCAAAAAATGAAGAAGAGTTGTTAGAGCACGGTTCGTCCATCGTTAAGGAACTGAAGTATTTCATTTTAACCAATTTTACCATTGACATCCCGACCGGAGCAAAAAGCGTATTCCTCACCGAACTCTATCTAAAAAAGAAAATGACAACCAATGACATCATTAATATGATCAAAGAAGGTAAGCTTCCGGGCTTTGAGGATCTCAATGAGAGTTTGGGTGGAAAACAAAGGACGTCCAGTAATATGCTGGTAAGGATAAATAGAGGCCTGCTTAATGAGTTAAAACGAAACGGGTACATCCTTATTGAAAAAAGGGGCAGAAATAATATTATTTCCATAACAGATAAGGGAAAGTATGCTGCATGTCTGATAGGTCATGCCTGA
- a CDS encoding MFS transporter: MSKNSNVTDKKNTEIQKQGIGYKWTALFNITLSSLMGTINSSIILISLPAIFNGIKLNPMEPEAFQYLLWTLMGYGLVTATILLSIGRLADMYGRVKLFRLGFLIFTIGSVLLYLTPDTGNTGALELIIFRIIQAVGGAFTMANGAAIITDVFPAGERGKALGINMVALMSGQFIGLLLGGILATYNWRYVFLVNIPFALLGTILSYRKMKEVSFRAPKTSIDIVGNLFFIGGLTSLLVGVTYGLMPYEHNGITDAMGWSNPLVIATVGIGILLLIAFPFVESRVKNPMFRLEFFKIRAFTYANLASFTAAIARGGIMFMLILLLQGIWLPLHGYRFEDTPFWAGIYMLPMTLGFIIMGPISGILSDKYGPRWIATAGMTLVTLVFVGLAMLPYNFDYWELGILIFLMGIGSGMFSSPNTSSIMNSVPPQDRGVASGMMSTLMNSASTLSMAVFFTIVIVGIQGAFPEAIHSSFASLGSQITPTMQELADQLASMSPTNALFSAFLGYNPMDSILSSMGSGIVNTIPQQIVTTLTDNYWFPQTLQEAFMPALRISFIIGAVLSGMAAVLSAMRGQLYVYEIHSSTSDISSDISSDISSDISKDSIARADERAQI; the protein is encoded by the coding sequence TTGAGTAAAAACAGTAATGTAACGGATAAAAAGAATACGGAGATACAAAAACAGGGCATCGGATACAAGTGGACTGCACTGTTCAATATCACACTGTCATCACTGATGGGCACAATTAACAGCAGTATAATTCTGATATCATTGCCCGCCATATTCAATGGAATCAAGCTCAACCCCATGGAGCCGGAGGCATTCCAGTACCTTCTATGGACCCTTATGGGTTATGGACTGGTCACTGCGACAATACTCCTCAGTATAGGAAGACTGGCTGACATGTACGGTCGAGTTAAGCTTTTCAGGCTGGGTTTTTTGATTTTTACCATCGGCTCGGTCCTGCTTTACCTGACCCCGGACACAGGAAACACCGGCGCACTGGAACTAATTATCTTCAGGATAATTCAAGCCGTAGGCGGGGCCTTTACCATGGCAAACGGTGCAGCGATAATTACCGACGTATTTCCTGCCGGTGAGCGTGGAAAAGCTCTCGGAATCAATATGGTTGCACTTATGTCCGGCCAGTTTATCGGGCTGCTGCTGGGCGGAATACTGGCGACATACAACTGGCGCTATGTATTCCTGGTCAATATTCCCTTTGCCCTCCTGGGAACGATATTGTCCTACAGGAAGATGAAAGAAGTTTCTTTCAGGGCTCCAAAGACAAGCATAGATATTGTAGGGAACTTATTCTTTATCGGAGGGCTGACCTCTCTACTTGTCGGCGTAACCTATGGCCTGATGCCTTACGAACACAACGGCATTACAGACGCAATGGGATGGAGCAATCCTCTGGTGATTGCTACGGTTGGGATCGGCATACTACTCTTGATTGCTTTCCCATTTGTAGAGAGCAGGGTAAAGAATCCAATGTTCAGGCTGGAATTCTTTAAGATTAGGGCTTTTACCTATGCAAATCTTGCCAGCTTTACAGCAGCTATTGCACGTGGCGGCATCATGTTCATGCTCATCCTGCTGCTGCAAGGTATCTGGCTCCCACTTCACGGTTACCGCTTTGAAGATACGCCTTTCTGGGCCGGCATCTATATGCTTCCCATGACCCTCGGGTTCATTATCATGGGACCTATTTCAGGGATACTTTCCGATAAATACGGTCCGAGATGGATAGCAACTGCGGGTATGACCCTTGTCACTCTGGTCTTCGTCGGACTCGCAATGCTTCCCTATAATTTCGACTACTGGGAGCTTGGCATCCTTATTTTCCTGATGGGCATAGGCAGCGGCATGTTCAGCTCACCGAACACTTCCTCGATAATGAACTCGGTACCTCCGCAGGACCGGGGCGTTGCGTCAGGAATGATGTCAACGTTAATGAATTCGGCATCGACGCTGAGCATGGCTGTGTTCTTTACAATCGTAATAGTTGGTATTCAGGGAGCTTTTCCGGAAGCCATCCACAGCTCATTCGCCAGCCTTGGATCCCAGATAACTCCTACCATGCAGGAACTGGCAGACCAGCTTGCCAGCATGTCTCCGACCAATGCCCTGTTCTCCGCTTTCCTGGGCTACAACCCGATGGATTCAATTCTGAGTTCAATGGGTTCTGGCATAGTAAATACGATACCGCAACAGATTGTTACCACGCTGACAGATAATTACTGGTTCCCGCAGACACTTCAGGAAGCATTCATGCCGGCGCTGAGGATATCATTCATAATCGGGGCTGTACTTTCAGGTATGGCTGCGGTACTGTCAGCAATGAGGGGACAACTGTATGTTTACGAGATTCACAGTTCTACCAGCGATATTAGCAGCGATATTAGCAGCGATATTAGCAGCGATATTAGCAAAGATAGTATTGCAAGAGCAGATGAAAGAGCGCAGATCTGA
- a CDS encoding MogA/MoaB family molybdenum cofactor biosynthesis protein yields MTESTPEIHKKNAKKSFSFALITVSTSRYEKYGDSVSPDEAEDLSGKAMKELLEAAGNNVSFYRLVPDEKNTLLNAISDALDSSADIVITSGGTGLAPKDLTIESVTPLFEKEIPGFGELFRYKSLEDIGTSVILTRASAGVIKGKAVFCLPGSPNAVKLALSEIIIPEAGHIVRHVRE; encoded by the coding sequence ATGACAGAATCTACACCGGAAATTCACAAAAAAAACGCTAAAAAATCTTTTTCTTTCGCTTTAATCACAGTTTCGACCTCAAGGTACGAAAAGTATGGGGATTCAGTTTCTCCCGACGAGGCAGAAGACCTTTCGGGAAAAGCCATGAAAGAACTTCTTGAGGCTGCAGGCAACAATGTCTCTTTCTACAGGCTTGTGCCTGACGAAAAAAATACACTTCTAAATGCCATTTCTGATGCTCTTGACAGCTCTGCGGACATCGTTATAACAAGCGGAGGAACAGGGCTTGCCCCAAAAGACCTTACTATCGAGTCCGTAACTCCTCTTTTTGAGAAAGAAATCCCAGGCTTTGGAGAACTTTTCAGATACAAGAGCCTTGAAGATATTGGGACATCGGTAATCCTGACCAGGGCTTCGGCAGGCGTGATTAAAGGAAAGGCTGTATTCTGCCTGCCGGGATCACCAAACGCGGTGAAGCTTGCCCTTTCTGAGATTATCATTCCTGAAGCTGGGCACATTGTCAGGCATGTGAGGGAATAA
- a CDS encoding SWIM zinc finger family protein, whose product MAAYWDGYGNYEPTKPIEVKGGIKAKSKRGSFAQSWWAKRWIKTLESFNIGARLSRGKSYARKGQVTSIKIETGLVRAKVQGSDPKPYSVTIKVRTLTGSEWELLAEKLALKPIFAAKLLAGEMPEDIDSAFKEIGLSLFPETLDDLETDCSCPDWSNPCKHIAAVYYLLGEEFDRDPFLIFKLRGVDMDDFMSILGKGFVPETVDRVAEAGVLSEKADDKTGTALEAEGSPVSPEPLPLDPEAFWGMLSESPEGEKSSSSEAHIPQVPAALPKRLGKFPFWRGEEDLLEVLEEIYKKASPAGVMIFLGERK is encoded by the coding sequence ATGGCAGCTTACTGGGACGGCTATGGGAATTACGAACCCACAAAACCAATTGAAGTCAAAGGAGGCATCAAGGCTAAGTCCAAACGTGGAAGTTTCGCCCAGAGCTGGTGGGCAAAACGCTGGATCAAAACCCTTGAAAGTTTTAATATAGGGGCCAGGTTAAGTCGCGGAAAAAGCTATGCTCGCAAAGGGCAGGTAACCTCTATAAAAATAGAGACCGGACTTGTAAGGGCTAAAGTCCAGGGTTCAGACCCTAAGCCCTATTCGGTAACGATCAAAGTCCGGACCCTTACAGGTTCCGAATGGGAACTCCTTGCAGAAAAACTTGCCCTGAAACCGATCTTTGCAGCAAAGCTCCTTGCAGGCGAGATGCCGGAAGATATCGACTCCGCATTTAAGGAAATAGGTCTCTCCCTCTTTCCTGAAACACTCGATGACCTTGAAACCGACTGCTCCTGCCCTGACTGGTCAAACCCCTGCAAGCATATTGCAGCAGTTTACTACCTGCTCGGGGAAGAATTTGACAGGGACCCCTTCCTTATCTTTAAGCTAAGGGGTGTTGATATGGACGATTTTATGTCCATTCTTGGGAAGGGCTTTGTTCCGGAAACCGTGGACCGGGTAGCAGAAGCGGGGGTTCTTTCAGAAAAGGCCGATGATAAAACCGGAACTGCACTAGAAGCTGAAGGCTCTCCTGTTTCTCCTGAACCTCTACCCCTTGACCCCGAAGCTTTCTGGGGGATGCTCTCTGAAAGCCCTGAAGGGGAAAAAAGCTCCTCCTCTGAGGCTCACATCCCTCAGGTTCCTGCCGCTCTTCCAAAAAGGCTTGGAAAATTCCCATTCTGGCGTGGCGAAGAAGATTTACTTGAAGTGCTGGAGGAAATCTACAAAAAAGCTTCACCGGCAGGGGTGATGATTTTCCTTGGGGAACGTAAATAA
- a CDS encoding DEAD/DEAH box helicase gives MIILHAGRVGKQFFLWGESPAENETPPVRRGRKPKKPVAKPYPYDSGVENLSSALELLLGSTGRKKAEEINVWIPTAGWNPIPSSPLVAEIPASKAELSLAPWTVHAYPLEAEEAIVLLCACMGKKVLAPGIISGNDLLWWADALKFAGSLVAGQKYLPGVRGGEGEYKAFWEPVFSGEDAGELARLAKQMPPAAKALALETSSVQPEILAAVAARQFIEEALDWIVRSEIGEKELAKEARKRKSFDSVHDAWVSALKSPDGLIHGEEKELLQLAFRTREWQRPLTVLTTSPFRFCFRLEEPAAEEELEETEESEAGKMDTKKGRKGIADIEVPEELWYVRYMLQSYEDPSLLIPVKEAWKPKKGSPLKRYDVKNIRQFLLSSLGQAAGISAGIASSLEAPNPSGYSLDTKEAYRFLTESAADLSQAGFGLLLPGWWTRKGTKTHLKAQANVKGKKLKAGYGLTLDKIVSFDWEIALGDRALTVRELQALAKLKAPLVKFRGQWVEVNDAEIRAALEFWKKNPHGEASLREVLKLAVGVSEKADGVDVEGLNAAGWIEELIRRLKDKTGFEELPAPDGFSGTLRPYQFRGYSWLAFLRQWGIGACLADDMGLGKTIQTLALIQHDLEQVKGQVEEKVIENAEEKVEGLKAAKPVLLVCPTSVINNWKKEAARFTPELSVMVHHGTSRKKEEEFKKEATNHSIVVSSYGLLQRDLKFLKGVSWAGVVLDEAQNIKNPETKQAKAARALEADYRIALTGTPVENNVGDLWSIMEFLNPGFLGNQAGFKRNFFIPIQAERDQEAARRLKEITGPFILRRLKTDTSIISDLPEKMEMKTYCTLTKEQASLYAAVLEDIEETMEEAEEGIQRKGIILSALTRLKQVCNHPAQFLKDNSAVPGRSGKLARLTEMLDVILENGEKALVFTQFAEMGKMLKEHLQASFGCEVLFLHGGVPRKQRDRMLERFQEGKEYLPIFVLSLKAGGTGLNLTGANHVFHFDRWWNPAVENQATDRAFRIGQTKNVEVHKFICAGTLEEKIDEIIERKVQVAENVVGTGEGWLTELSNEELKDILALREEAVGE, from the coding sequence ATGATAATTTTGCATGCAGGAAGAGTCGGAAAACAGTTCTTTCTGTGGGGCGAAAGCCCGGCTGAAAATGAAACTCCGCCTGTCCGGCGCGGGAGAAAGCCTAAGAAGCCGGTTGCAAAACCTTATCCTTACGATTCGGGTGTTGAAAACCTGTCTTCTGCTCTTGAGCTGCTGCTGGGCAGTACTGGCCGGAAAAAGGCAGAGGAAATCAATGTCTGGATCCCGACAGCAGGCTGGAATCCAATCCCCTCCAGTCCTCTCGTTGCTGAAATTCCGGCTTCGAAAGCAGAACTTTCCCTAGCTCCCTGGACTGTTCACGCATATCCTCTGGAAGCTGAAGAAGCTATTGTTCTCCTCTGCGCCTGTATGGGAAAAAAGGTTCTTGCTCCCGGCATAATCTCGGGAAATGATCTTCTCTGGTGGGCGGATGCCCTGAAATTTGCAGGCTCGCTGGTAGCAGGACAGAAATACCTGCCTGGCGTCAGGGGCGGGGAAGGAGAGTACAAGGCTTTCTGGGAACCCGTATTTTCCGGAGAAGATGCGGGGGAGCTGGCAAGACTTGCAAAGCAAATGCCTCCGGCTGCAAAGGCTCTTGCTCTTGAAACCTCTTCCGTGCAGCCGGAAATACTTGCTGCTGTAGCGGCAAGGCAGTTTATCGAAGAGGCTCTTGACTGGATAGTCCGGTCCGAGATCGGGGAAAAAGAGCTTGCAAAAGAGGCGCGTAAAAGAAAATCCTTTGATAGCGTCCATGACGCCTGGGTTTCCGCTCTTAAAAGCCCTGACGGGTTGATCCACGGAGAAGAAAAAGAACTCCTGCAGCTTGCGTTCCGGACCCGTGAATGGCAGCGCCCCCTTACTGTACTTACAACTTCTCCCTTCAGGTTCTGTTTCCGGCTTGAAGAGCCAGCTGCGGAAGAAGAACTCGAAGAAACCGAGGAATCCGAAGCCGGAAAAATGGATACTAAAAAAGGCAGGAAAGGGATAGCTGACATAGAAGTTCCCGAAGAACTCTGGTACGTCCGCTATATGCTTCAGTCCTACGAAGACCCAAGCCTTCTGATTCCTGTAAAAGAGGCCTGGAAACCAAAGAAGGGCAGCCCGTTGAAAAGATATGATGTAAAAAACATTCGCCAATTTCTGTTATCTTCCCTTGGACAGGCTGCTGGCATCAGTGCAGGAATTGCTTCCAGCCTTGAAGCTCCCAACCCGTCCGGATATTCCCTTGATACGAAAGAAGCTTACCGCTTCCTGACTGAAAGTGCAGCGGATTTAAGCCAGGCGGGCTTCGGGTTACTTCTCCCCGGCTGGTGGACCCGTAAAGGTACAAAGACCCACTTAAAAGCCCAGGCTAATGTTAAGGGCAAGAAGTTGAAGGCCGGATACGGGCTTACACTCGATAAAATCGTCAGCTTTGACTGGGAAATTGCCCTTGGAGACCGTGCACTCACAGTCAGGGAACTGCAGGCTCTTGCAAAGCTCAAAGCTCCGCTTGTGAAATTCCGCGGGCAGTGGGTCGAGGTCAACGATGCGGAAATCCGGGCTGCCCTTGAGTTCTGGAAGAAAAACCCCCACGGGGAAGCAAGTCTGCGCGAAGTTCTAAAACTGGCTGTGGGAGTCTCCGAAAAAGCCGATGGTGTAGACGTTGAAGGGCTTAATGCAGCCGGCTGGATCGAAGAATTAATCCGCCGCCTGAAGGACAAAACCGGGTTTGAAGAACTTCCGGCTCCTGACGGTTTTTCAGGCACCCTCAGGCCCTACCAGTTCAGAGGTTACTCCTGGCTGGCTTTCCTGAGGCAGTGGGGCATAGGAGCCTGCCTTGCAGACGACATGGGGCTTGGTAAAACCATCCAGACCCTTGCCCTTATCCAGCACGACCTGGAACAGGTTAAAGGGCAGGTTGAAGAAAAGGTTATAGAAAATGCTGAAGAAAAAGTTGAAGGACTTAAAGCTGCAAAACCGGTTCTTCTGGTCTGTCCGACCTCTGTCATCAACAACTGGAAAAAAGAGGCGGCTCGCTTTACCCCGGAACTTTCGGTAATGGTCCACCACGGGACCAGCCGGAAAAAGGAAGAGGAATTCAAAAAGGAAGCCACGAATCATTCTATTGTCGTCTCAAGCTACGGGCTTTTGCAGCGGGATCTTAAGTTTTTAAAAGGGGTTTCCTGGGCCGGAGTGGTACTTGACGAAGCCCAGAATATCAAAAACCCGGAAACCAAACAGGCAAAGGCAGCCAGAGCTCTTGAAGCCGATTACCGCATAGCTCTTACGGGGACTCCGGTTGAAAACAACGTGGGAGACCTCTGGTCTATCATGGAGTTTTTAAACCCCGGCTTCCTAGGCAACCAGGCAGGTTTCAAGCGGAATTTCTTTATTCCCATTCAGGCCGAAAGGGATCAGGAAGCTGCAAGGAGGTTAAAAGAAATTACGGGCCCCTTTATCCTGCGCCGTCTGAAGACCGATACTTCGATTATCTCCGACCTGCCGGAAAAGATGGAAATGAAAACCTATTGTACGCTGACAAAAGAACAGGCTTCCCTCTATGCCGCAGTCCTCGAAGACATCGAAGAGACGATGGAAGAGGCTGAAGAAGGCATCCAGAGAAAAGGTATAATCCTGTCCGCCCTTACCAGGCTCAAACAGGTCTGCAACCATCCGGCGCAGTTTTTGAAGGATAACTCTGCTGTACCCGGCAGGTCAGGAAAACTTGCAAGGCTTACCGAAATGCTGGATGTAATCCTGGAAAATGGGGAAAAAGCCCTTGTGTTCACCCAGTTTGCGGAGATGGGAAAAATGCTAAAAGAACACCTGCAGGCAAGTTTTGGCTGTGAAGTCCTTTTCCTGCACGGCGGGGTCCCCAGAAAGCAGAGGGATCGGATGCTTGAGCGTTTCCAGGAGGGAAAAGAATACCTCCCTATCTTTGTCCTCTCCCTTAAAGCTGGAGGCACGGGGCTTAACCTTACAGGAGCGAACCACGTTTTCCATTTTGACCGCTGGTGGAACCCTGCTGTTGAAAACCAGGCTACGGACAGGGCTTTCCGTATAGGCCAGACGAAAAATGTAGAGGTGCATAAGTTCATCTGTGCGGGTACGCTTGAAGAAAAAATCGATGAGATTATCGAGCGCAAAGTGCAGGTTGCAGAGAACGTTGTCGGAACAGGTGAAGGTTGGCTGACAGAACTTTCCAACGAGGAATTGAAGGATATTCTTGCTCTCCGAGAAGAAGCGGTAGGTGAATAA